One genomic window of Moorella glycerini includes the following:
- the flgL gene encoding flagellar hook-associated protein FlgL: MRVTNRMLNNNVIRNINRNLEIMSRTQEQMSSGKAVSRPSDDPIVVARVLAFKTSIAANDQYKKNMEDARGWLDASERALDMATATLQRARELAVYGANGTMPDESMEALAAEVDQLIDEMVQIGNTSYGGRFLFAGTDTPEAPFERITDNTDPEFPVKYNGDTQKLDWEVAPQVTITVNENGKYVFNQAIDTNGDNTADKGIFKLLYELYEALKNHNNTQVSNTLGQFDQAIDHILDIRATLGARSNRLEMATSRLDDTQIGLTKTMSKLEDIDLAETVMNYKNQENVYRASLATGAMVLQPSLIDYLR; this comes from the coding sequence ATGCGCGTAACCAATCGCATGCTCAACAACAACGTCATCCGCAACATCAACCGCAACCTGGAGATCATGTCCCGCACCCAGGAACAGATGTCTTCCGGCAAGGCCGTGAGCCGCCCCTCCGATGACCCCATAGTTGTCGCCCGTGTCCTGGCCTTTAAAACCTCCATCGCTGCCAACGACCAGTATAAAAAGAACATGGAAGACGCCCGCGGCTGGCTGGACGCCTCCGAAAGGGCCCTGGATATGGCCACCGCCACCCTGCAGCGCGCCCGCGAACTGGCCGTCTACGGCGCCAACGGCACCATGCCCGATGAATCCATGGAAGCCCTGGCAGCGGAAGTAGATCAGCTAATCGACGAGATGGTGCAGATAGGTAATACCTCTTATGGCGGTCGTTTTCTTTTTGCGGGTACTGATACACCTGAGGCGCCATTTGAAAGGATAACGGATAATACGGATCCTGAATTTCCTGTGAAATATAATGGCGATACCCAGAAGCTGGATTGGGAAGTAGCGCCTCAAGTGACTATAACCGTCAACGAAAACGGTAAGTATGTTTTCAATCAGGCCATTGATACAAATGGCGATAACACCGCGGATAAAGGTATTTTTAAGCTATTGTATGAACTCTACGAGGCATTAAAGAACCATAACAATACTCAAGTATCAAATACCCTGGGCCAGTTCGATCAGGCCATCGACCATATCCTCGATATCCGTGCCACCCTGGGTGCCAGGAGCAACCGCCTGGAGATGGCTACCTCCCGCCTGGACGATACCCAGATCGGCCTTACCAAAACCATGTCCAAGCTGGAAGACATCGACCTGGCCGAAACCGTCATGAATTATAAAAACCAGGAAAATGTTTACCGCGCTTCCCTGGCCACCGGCGCCATGGTCCTGCAACCGAGCTTGATTGATTATCTGCGTTAA
- a CDS encoding flagellar protein FlgN yields MRELADVLRDELAAVRELLAVGRQEQEALMTDDLAGIRAATGRKGELARRLAVLEEERQQAMEASPETSAAGPPASRQNSREDDEVNRLRDALRQAVREFQEINETNRLLARQSLAYVQKMLSLLLPEGSGPGIMDRLV; encoded by the coding sequence GTGAGGGAACTGGCCGACGTTCTACGGGATGAGCTGGCGGCGGTACGGGAACTCCTGGCCGTAGGCCGGCAGGAACAGGAAGCCCTGATGACCGACGATCTGGCCGGCATCCGGGCGGCTACCGGCCGGAAAGGGGAACTCGCCCGCCGTTTGGCCGTCCTGGAAGAGGAGCGGCAGCAGGCGATGGAGGCAAGCCCGGAGACAAGCGCGGCAGGCCCCCCTGCCTCCCGGCAAAACAGCCGTGAGGACGACGAGGTAAATCGCCTCCGCGACGCCCTCCGGCAGGCGGTGCGGGAGTTCCAGGAAATCAACGAGACCAACCGCCTCCTGGCGCGCCAGTCCCTGGCCTACGTGCAGAAGATGCTCTCCCTGTTGCTACCGGAAGGCTCAGGCCCCGGAATAATGGACCGGCTGGTCTAG
- a CDS encoding IPT/TIG domain-containing protein, whose product MRFNLKRRLVLLLALVAIFFSCGQALAAAAPQITSISPASGPMTGGTWITVNGSNFAVGAYVYFGANPAAEVIFRSSSKLDVKTPASAISGSVDVKVVNPDGQENVKLAGFRYDPVVTEVTTAEGRTGSTVGGQAVTVKGGGFQNNLTLYLGTGLATGVTVSSDGTTITALTPPGSVGKVAVKVVNPDGGTGILPATDEKTFAYRLSQPAIASVSPNRGTWMGGTEVTIRGQELSSTGVVRFGGSPATIKQANGITELVVVTPRGSVGIQDVTITNPDGQTSTVTNDSKYEFIITPVIDSITPNYGSPLGGTTVTITGSNFPPAGQVGVTFGGIEATVTEVTYGYIKVSTPAGAPGAVDVVVYDTADTAKAYRVFQGFTYVTEMSSPAITTINPNAGSKDGGTEVTIIGSDFRSGVDVPLKVKFGNIYAGQVTVKSTTELLVITPPSPVTGPVDVTVENPDGGKFTKPDGFTYLAPERVLLITSVTPNQGSMEGNTPITVNGANFINPGDPTVESVELTIGGNAVKNLTWDPGNKAYKAVTPPGYGTQDVILIIKRWQDSNLITEKAILTGGFTYRVPESHPSITKVEPAGGPLSGGTLITITGSDFRAPKAGETVQVFIGNLPATQVRVISDTQITAVTPPSANTGIRDVTVINPDLATAVLPNAFTYVANTMTIVSVTPDKGPVDRPTPITITGANFNQDKDELGNINIVVEIGTQEEGFLPATNINVSQDGSTITAETPIATAGTKDVVVRNRFGSATLPQSFTYYVPPSTPEITGINPSLGPTTGGTPVTIYGDRFQAKASVTIGGATASQVEVVSPTAIRAITPPGQPGPRDVTVTNPDGGQVTLPEGFTYISHPVINSVSPDRGSAAGGTIVTLRGTDFYPAMQVYFGSITEVVYGTVSGSVYQQVPAADIQVIDRQTAKARLPAWTAGGIDPQKGLKVDIAVVNTDATLSENGGSFIARDIFTYYQPLTSPRVDQVTPSFGPAQGGNEVLFTGSGFQPDVKVYFGWEEARVLEVTPNQVRVSAPANTPGLYDVTVVNVYDTGIFVKEDAYEYRQPLTAPRISGVFPSYGPAQGGTLLTISGEYFWPGVRVFVGTNEAFLYVDNEGKIVPKELGTRMISPLVASGGKVIYVHTPEGPKVGDTYLIGPVDVNVVNPDGGSATLRGGFTYKLPDSRPAITSVSPGTGTTRGGTPVTITGSDFRPELKVYFGGVEAIVKNITPTAIAAVAPAHDAGLVDVTVVNKDGGVATAYGVFEYRVPGSEPVIKSLDPHVGSVLGGTTVTISGEDFRDGVKIFFGGVEAANAVRVDYQTITATTPPGPAGTVDVTVVNPDAGSYTLSRAFTYQSSVPRIDAVVPERGPREGGIKVVIRGADFIAPVQVYFGSVAAPVYSVTEGGTMIEIALPPAAGGRLGAVDVKVINGDGAGAVRPKAFTYVLPDSQPVITGIEPASGSTLGGNWVTITGEDFRQDPEVFIGGQPALEVKLVDGQTLRVKMPPHSEGPKDVTVTNYDGGTATLLAAYTYKLPGSQPVINKVEPNRGPQVGGTAITVTGLDFREGVKLYVGGAPAGDVRRVDYKTITALTPPGSEGTADVTVVNPDEGTYTLAKGFTYYHVEAPVISSVNPNEGPATGGTAISISGSKFARGVTVLIGGTPAQNLERVDDTLIKATTPPGSAGWQELRVVNPDGGWSALAQGFHYLKPRGVPETPSWFMATVSNDHTIKLRWGAAEFANYYEIWSSKTPGGPYEFLLQTKETTFYSEALPEEAGYFFRVRAVNEFGYSAFTGEEYAEAEEENGYENENAQVSKTEVVIKPVAGTVEATLSQEGLLTRDYQLDLNSSHYNKIKQYVIRVAAGTARQASGTLNIRTGDVSVALPGTALLNVYRSTLAGFDERDAWVEVILADLGQAEAEAALKELPRGARVISRVWSIKLQGRTGRRLHPQLYFPAETVLSFTSLPVAARKPVMYFFTPYSNRWQPVTTLYAPQVAQLRLPGKYALVDMGVQ is encoded by the coding sequence ATGAGGTTTAATTTAAAAAGAAGATTAGTATTGCTGCTGGCGCTGGTAGCAATATTTTTTTCCTGCGGCCAGGCCCTGGCAGCCGCGGCGCCGCAGATAACCAGTATTTCTCCCGCCAGTGGACCAATGACCGGCGGTACCTGGATTACCGTCAACGGCTCTAATTTTGCCGTTGGCGCTTATGTTTATTTTGGCGCTAACCCGGCGGCGGAAGTAATTTTTCGCAGCTCAAGCAAGCTTGATGTTAAGACGCCTGCCAGCGCAATTTCCGGTTCAGTAGATGTCAAAGTTGTTAACCCGGACGGCCAGGAGAATGTCAAACTGGCAGGTTTTCGCTATGATCCGGTAGTAACCGAAGTAACGACAGCGGAAGGCCGGACAGGCAGCACCGTTGGCGGCCAGGCAGTTACCGTTAAGGGCGGCGGCTTTCAGAATAACCTGACCCTATACCTCGGTACTGGCCTGGCTACGGGAGTAACTGTTTCTTCCGACGGCACAACCATCACTGCTCTGACGCCACCGGGGTCGGTGGGGAAAGTAGCAGTTAAAGTGGTCAATCCTGATGGTGGCACCGGAATTTTACCGGCAACCGACGAAAAAACATTTGCGTACCGTTTGAGCCAGCCGGCCATCGCCAGTGTTTCTCCCAATAGGGGCACCTGGATGGGCGGTACCGAAGTGACGATCAGGGGGCAGGAATTAAGTTCTACAGGCGTGGTCCGTTTTGGCGGTAGTCCGGCTACTATTAAACAGGCCAACGGCATTACGGAACTGGTGGTGGTGACGCCGCGCGGTTCGGTGGGAATTCAGGATGTCACCATTACCAATCCCGATGGCCAGACAAGCACCGTAACTAATGACAGTAAGTATGAATTTATTATCACGCCGGTTATCGACTCCATTACACCCAACTACGGCAGTCCCCTGGGCGGGACCACAGTAACCATTACCGGTAGTAATTTCCCGCCGGCAGGGCAGGTTGGCGTTACCTTCGGGGGTATCGAGGCCACAGTAACCGAGGTGACTTATGGATATATTAAAGTGAGCACCCCGGCCGGTGCCCCGGGTGCGGTGGATGTAGTAGTATATGACACGGCGGATACAGCTAAGGCTTACAGGGTATTTCAGGGTTTTACCTATGTAACCGAAATGAGCAGCCCGGCTATTACCACCATCAACCCTAACGCGGGCAGTAAAGACGGGGGTACGGAGGTTACCATTATTGGTAGCGATTTTCGCTCCGGCGTTGATGTCCCCCTGAAGGTCAAGTTTGGTAATATCTATGCGGGGCAGGTCACGGTAAAAAGTACTACCGAACTCTTAGTTATTACACCCCCAAGCCCGGTAACCGGGCCCGTAGATGTTACGGTGGAGAACCCTGATGGAGGAAAGTTTACTAAGCCCGACGGGTTTACCTACCTGGCGCCGGAACGGGTACTGTTGATAACCAGCGTCACTCCCAACCAGGGTTCCATGGAAGGAAATACGCCAATTACGGTTAATGGGGCCAATTTTATTAATCCTGGTGATCCTACTGTTGAAAGCGTTGAACTCACTATTGGCGGTAATGCTGTAAAAAATCTCACCTGGGATCCCGGTAACAAAGCATATAAAGCCGTTACACCCCCCGGTTATGGTACCCAGGATGTTATTTTAATAATAAAACGATGGCAGGATTCAAATTTAATTACTGAAAAGGCCATTTTAACCGGGGGGTTTACTTACAGGGTACCGGAAAGCCACCCCAGTATTACTAAAGTAGAGCCTGCCGGGGGGCCCCTCTCAGGTGGTACCTTAATTACTATTACCGGTAGCGATTTCCGGGCGCCAAAAGCAGGGGAAACGGTACAGGTCTTTATAGGCAATTTGCCGGCTACTCAGGTCCGGGTAATTAGCGATACGCAAATTACGGCTGTTACCCCGCCTTCAGCCAATACCGGCATCAGGGATGTCACCGTTATCAACCCGGATCTGGCCACGGCGGTGCTTCCCAATGCCTTTACCTATGTGGCCAACACCATGACCATCGTCAGCGTAACACCTGACAAGGGCCCGGTGGATAGACCCACACCCATTACTATTACCGGCGCTAATTTTAACCAGGATAAGGACGAGCTGGGCAATATTAATATTGTAGTAGAAATAGGCACCCAGGAAGAGGGTTTTTTACCTGCCACCAACATTAACGTCAGCCAGGACGGTTCTACCATCACGGCAGAGACGCCCATTGCTACTGCCGGTACCAAGGACGTGGTGGTGCGCAACCGTTTTGGCAGCGCGACCCTGCCCCAATCATTTACCTATTATGTGCCGCCCAGCACACCGGAAATTACCGGAATAAATCCCTCGCTGGGGCCTACTACCGGGGGTACTCCTGTTACTATTTATGGCGACAGGTTCCAGGCTAAAGCCTCCGTTACCATTGGCGGGGCTACGGCTAGCCAGGTAGAGGTGGTAAGTCCTACCGCAATCCGCGCTATTACCCCGCCCGGCCAGCCCGGACCCCGGGATGTAACGGTCACCAATCCTGATGGTGGCCAGGTAACTCTCCCGGAGGGATTTACTTACATCAGCCACCCGGTAATCAACAGTGTCTCGCCTGACCGGGGGAGTGCCGCGGGGGGTACGATTGTAACCCTGCGCGGTACCGATTTTTACCCCGCGATGCAGGTGTATTTCGGCAGCATTACCGAAGTAGTTTATGGTACGGTAAGCGGTAGTGTGTACCAGCAGGTTCCAGCGGCAGATATCCAGGTTATTGACCGGCAAACGGCAAAAGCCCGTCTCCCGGCATGGACGGCGGGGGGCATCGATCCCCAAAAAGGTTTAAAAGTAGACATTGCGGTGGTAAATACCGACGCTACTCTAAGCGAGAATGGCGGCAGTTTTATAGCCAGGGATATATTTACCTACTACCAGCCCTTAACCTCTCCCCGGGTGGACCAGGTTACACCCAGTTTTGGGCCTGCCCAGGGCGGTAACGAAGTCCTCTTTACAGGTAGCGGTTTCCAGCCGGATGTAAAGGTCTATTTCGGCTGGGAAGAAGCCAGGGTATTGGAAGTTACTCCCAATCAAGTCCGGGTCAGCGCTCCGGCCAACACTCCCGGCTTATACGATGTTACGGTAGTCAATGTTTATGATACCGGCATTTTTGTCAAAGAAGATGCCTATGAATACCGCCAGCCCTTGACCGCGCCCAGGATTTCCGGTGTCTTCCCCTCTTATGGACCAGCTCAGGGCGGGACCCTCTTGACCATCAGCGGGGAATATTTCTGGCCGGGCGTGCGGGTGTTTGTCGGGACTAACGAAGCCTTCCTTTATGTCGATAATGAAGGCAAAATAGTACCTAAAGAGCTGGGAACACGCATGATTAGTCCCCTGGTAGCCTCTGGTGGCAAGGTTATCTATGTCCATACCCCTGAGGGACCAAAAGTCGGGGATACCTACCTGATAGGGCCGGTAGACGTTAATGTTGTCAATCCCGACGGGGGCAGCGCCACCTTACGCGGCGGGTTTACTTACAAACTGCCCGACAGCCGGCCAGCTATTACCAGCGTCAGCCCCGGAACAGGGACTACCAGGGGCGGTACCCCGGTAACCATTACCGGCAGCGATTTCCGGCCGGAGCTAAAGGTTTACTTTGGCGGGGTGGAGGCCATTGTTAAAAATATCACTCCCACTGCCATTGCCGCCGTCGCCCCGGCCCATGATGCCGGCCTGGTAGACGTCACGGTGGTAAATAAGGACGGCGGCGTTGCTACGGCTTACGGGGTTTTTGAGTACCGCGTGCCGGGAAGCGAACCGGTAATTAAAAGCCTCGACCCCCACGTGGGTAGTGTCCTGGGGGGGACAACGGTGACCATCAGCGGGGAAGATTTCCGGGACGGCGTTAAGATCTTCTTTGGCGGGGTAGAAGCCGCCAATGCCGTACGGGTTGATTACCAGACCATCACTGCCACCACGCCGCCGGGGCCGGCGGGAACGGTGGACGTTACGGTAGTCAATCCCGATGCTGGTTCTTATACTTTAAGCCGCGCCTTTACCTACCAGAGTTCGGTACCCCGGATCGATGCCGTCGTGCCGGAGCGCGGTCCAAGGGAAGGCGGCATTAAAGTAGTTATCCGCGGCGCCGACTTTATAGCGCCGGTGCAGGTTTATTTTGGCAGCGTGGCGGCGCCAGTCTACAGCGTCACCGAGGGCGGCACCATGATTGAAATTGCCCTGCCACCTGCTGCCGGGGGTCGCCTGGGGGCAGTAGATGTTAAGGTCATCAACGGTGATGGCGCCGGGGCAGTGCGGCCAAAAGCCTTTACCTATGTACTCCCCGACAGCCAGCCGGTCATTACCGGTATTGAACCCGCCAGCGGCAGCACCCTGGGCGGCAACTGGGTGACCATCACCGGCGAGGACTTCCGCCAAGACCCGGAAGTTTTCATCGGCGGCCAGCCGGCCCTGGAGGTAAAACTGGTTGACGGGCAGACCCTGCGGGTGAAGATGCCGCCCCACAGCGAAGGCCCCAAAGACGTCACCGTGACCAACTATGATGGCGGCACGGCTACCCTCCTGGCGGCTTATACTTACAAACTACCGGGAAGCCAGCCGGTTATTAATAAGGTGGAGCCCAATCGAGGTCCCCAGGTGGGCGGGACGGCCATTACCGTGACCGGCCTGGACTTTCGCGAAGGGGTAAAGCTGTATGTCGGCGGCGCCCCGGCCGGGGATGTGCGCCGGGTGGATTACAAGACCATTACGGCGCTGACGCCGCCCGGGAGCGAAGGAACGGCCGATGTAACGGTGGTCAATCCCGACGAGGGTACCTATACCCTGGCTAAAGGCTTTACCTATTATCACGTAGAAGCGCCGGTTATTAGCTCTGTTAACCCCAACGAAGGACCGGCCACCGGCGGGACGGCCATCAGCATCAGCGGCAGCAAGTTTGCCCGGGGGGTAACCGTCCTGATCGGCGGTACACCGGCCCAGAACCTTGAAAGGGTGGACGATACCCTGATTAAAGCCACCACCCCGCCCGGAAGCGCCGGGTGGCAGGAGTTGCGGGTCGTTAACCCCGACGGTGGCTGGAGTGCCCTGGCCCAGGGTTTCCATTACCTTAAGCCCCGGGGTGTACCCGAGACGCCTTCATGGTTTATGGCTACGGTTAGTAACGACCATACAATAAAATTAAGATGGGGTGCGGCGGAATTTGCCAATTACTACGAAATCTGGTCCAGCAAAACACCCGGCGGTCCCTACGAGTTTTTGCTCCAGACCAAGGAAACTACCTTTTATAGCGAGGCCTTACCGGAAGAAGCGGGATATTTCTTCCGGGTGAGGGCAGTCAATGAGTTTGGCTATTCTGCTTTTACCGGGGAAGAATATGCCGAAGCTGAGGAAGAGAACGGCTATGAAAACGAAAATGCCCAGGTAAGCAAAACGGAGGTTGTCATTAAACCTGTTGCCGGTACAGTGGAAGCCACTTTGAGCCAGGAGGGACTTTTAACCAGAGACTACCAGCTGGACCTGAACTCTTCCCATTATAATAAAATTAAACAGTACGTTATCCGGGTGGCGGCCGGGACGGCCAGGCAGGCCAGCGGCACTTTAAATATCCGCACCGGTGACGTGTCTGTGGCCCTGCCAGGTACCGCCCTGCTCAATGTCTACCGGAGCACCCTGGCCGGCTTTGACGAGCGGGATGCCTGGGTAGAGGTTATCCTGGCAGACCTGGGCCAGGCGGAGGCTGAAGCCGCTTTAAAAGAATTGCCCCGCGGGGCGCGGGTTATCTCCCGCGTCTGGAGCATCAAGCTCCAGGGGAGGACGGGGCGCCGCCTCCATCCCCAGCTTTATTTCCCGGCGGAAACCGTCCTGTCCTTTACGTCATTACCAGTAGCAGCCAGGAAACCCGTCATGTATTTCTTTACTCCCTATAGCAATAGATGGCAACCAGTGACTACCCTGTATGCGCCCCAGGTTGCCCAGCTGCGTTTACCAGGAAAATATGCCCTGGTTGATATGGGGGTACAGTAA
- the flgM gene encoding flagellar biosynthesis anti-sigma factor FlgM → MKITGQGPVSWNRVRAAYQQPADVKGQGGVDKAFAGADTVQLSAGSKLIRELKARLEEVNDTRAGRVEAIRAALAAGTYKISLEEVAAAILKEMGR, encoded by the coding sequence TTGAAGATTACAGGACAGGGACCGGTATCCTGGAACCGGGTGCGCGCAGCCTACCAGCAACCTGCCGATGTTAAAGGGCAGGGAGGGGTGGATAAAGCTTTCGCCGGCGCCGACACCGTCCAGCTTTCCGCCGGCAGCAAGCTCATCCGGGAATTAAAGGCCCGCCTGGAGGAAGTAAACGACACCCGCGCCGGCCGGGTAGAGGCCATCCGCGCCGCCCTGGCCGCAGGTACTTATAAAATATCCCTGGAAGAGGTGGCAGCCGCCATCTTGAAGGAGATGGGCCGGTGA
- the flgK gene encoding flagellar hook-associated protein FlgK, which yields MPGTFFGFNTALRGMQAQQRGIYTTSHNIANANTEGYTRQRVVLATLPAYPVPSMNHPGGTGWQIGTGVFSQETRRLREEFLDSQIRRETGSLGQWEQVQDVLKQVEIVFNEPSDTGFNTMLSQFWASWQELSKYAESSPVRTTVVETANALAEAFRHSAAQLNQIKDDIDQTIELKVKEVNSLAQQVADLNGQIKNIIAAGDQPNDLMDQRDLLLDRLSKIIDFTITTSSNGTITITLGGGGNLVEGIDGSTIHELQSSGSAVSWVEATQPALNISNGELFGLQKAKSEVDTYLTNLDTLAGELATAVNNIHTSGDDLSGTGGENFFVANGGGPITAGNIQVNPNIKTNVTKIAAASSGGGPGDGSNALAIAQLQHELIPGLSNTTFDDYYKNFTAKLGVDAHEAVRMTTNQGVLVDQLTNRKESISGVSLDEEMASMLQYQRAYEAAARMITTLDSMLDKIINGMGVTR from the coding sequence GTGCCGGGAACCTTTTTCGGCTTCAATACCGCCCTGCGCGGCATGCAGGCCCAGCAGCGGGGCATTTACACAACTTCCCACAATATTGCCAACGCCAATACCGAGGGCTATACCCGCCAGCGGGTGGTCCTGGCCACCTTGCCCGCCTATCCCGTTCCATCCATGAACCATCCCGGCGGCACCGGCTGGCAGATTGGCACCGGCGTCTTCAGCCAGGAAACCCGCCGCCTGCGGGAAGAGTTTTTGGACAGCCAGATTCGCCGGGAAACCGGCTCCCTGGGCCAGTGGGAACAGGTCCAGGATGTTTTAAAGCAGGTAGAGATCGTCTTCAACGAGCCCTCGGATACCGGCTTTAACACTATGCTGAGCCAGTTCTGGGCCTCCTGGCAGGAACTCTCCAAGTACGCCGAAAGTTCCCCCGTAAGGACCACAGTGGTCGAAACGGCTAACGCCCTGGCGGAGGCCTTCCGGCACAGCGCCGCCCAGTTGAACCAGATCAAGGACGATATTGACCAGACAATAGAGTTAAAGGTCAAAGAAGTAAACTCCCTGGCCCAGCAGGTTGCCGATTTAAACGGCCAGATCAAAAATATTATCGCCGCCGGTGACCAGCCCAACGACCTCATGGACCAGCGGGATTTGCTGCTGGACAGGTTGAGCAAGATAATTGATTTTACTATTACAACATCTAGTAATGGCACCATTACCATCACATTAGGTGGTGGTGGAAACTTAGTAGAAGGAATAGATGGCAGTACCATTCATGAACTTCAATCTTCCGGTTCAGCTGTTAGTTGGGTAGAGGCCACTCAACCGGCTTTAAATATTTCTAATGGCGAGTTGTTTGGTTTACAAAAAGCCAAGAGTGAAGTAGATACTTATTTAACAAATTTAGATACTTTGGCTGGCGAGTTGGCAACGGCTGTTAATAATATACATACCAGTGGAGATGATTTATCCGGAACAGGTGGAGAAAATTTTTTCGTTGCTAACGGTGGGGGGCCAATTACAGCAGGTAATATTCAAGTAAACCCCAACATTAAAACTAATGTTACCAAAATAGCAGCTGCAAGCAGTGGTGGAGGGCCGGGCGACGGCAGCAACGCCCTGGCCATAGCCCAGCTCCAACATGAGTTGATACCAGGTCTTTCCAACACAACCTTTGACGACTATTACAAAAACTTCACCGCCAAACTGGGCGTCGACGCCCACGAGGCCGTCCGTATGACCACCAACCAGGGCGTCCTGGTTGACCAGCTTACCAACCGCAAAGAATCCATATCCGGCGTCTCCCTGGACGAGGAAATGGCCAGCATGCTGCAGTACCAGCGGGCTTATGAAGCCGCGGCCAGGATGATTACCACCCTGGACAGCATGCTGGATAAAATCATCAATGGCATGGGTGTAACCCGCTAG
- a CDS encoding protein-glutamate methylesterase/protein-glutamine glutaminase, with amino-acid sequence MNWPVKVLVVDDSAFSRRLLLDILKADPGIRVVGYARNGQEALEKVASLQPQVVTLDLEMPVMDGLATLKSLMASHPVAVIMLSAHTAAGAEVTIKALELGAVDFVLKPVKPGDVQELASILPEKIKAAARVQVGRLCRGKPCREIIPAPFISPRQGRVEVVAFGTSTGGPAALQEVLTALPGDLPAGIVIVQHMPPGFTGPLARRLNELAALEIREAAAGDIIRPGLALIAPAGKQMLLERQAGGVQVQLAAEAEVPTLFKPSVDVLMLSVARIYGSRSLGVILTGMGNDGVRGLKAIKEQGGLVLAQDEGTCIVYGMPRAAVEAGLADQVLPLPAIAGAIVSLVAPRP; translated from the coding sequence GTGAACTGGCCAGTTAAGGTCCTGGTCGTCGACGATTCCGCCTTTAGCCGGCGGCTGCTGCTGGACATCTTAAAAGCCGATCCCGGTATCCGGGTGGTGGGTTACGCCCGTAACGGCCAGGAAGCCCTGGAAAAAGTGGCATCCCTGCAGCCGCAGGTGGTAACCCTGGACCTGGAAATGCCGGTTATGGACGGCCTGGCGACACTGAAAAGCCTCATGGCCAGCCATCCGGTGGCCGTCATCATGCTCTCCGCCCATACGGCCGCCGGGGCTGAGGTGACCATTAAAGCCCTGGAGCTGGGTGCCGTAGATTTTGTCCTGAAACCGGTAAAACCCGGCGACGTACAGGAACTGGCCAGCATCCTGCCGGAAAAAATTAAGGCGGCGGCCAGGGTACAGGTGGGGCGTCTCTGCCGGGGTAAACCTTGCCGGGAAATTATCCCGGCACCTTTTATTTCTCCCCGGCAGGGCCGGGTAGAGGTTGTCGCCTTCGGCACCTCCACGGGAGGCCCGGCGGCCCTCCAGGAGGTGCTGACCGCCCTGCCCGGCGACCTGCCGGCCGGGATAGTAATTGTACAACACATGCCCCCGGGTTTTACCGGCCCCCTGGCCCGGCGCTTAAATGAACTGGCCGCCCTGGAAATCAGGGAGGCGGCAGCGGGGGATATTATCCGGCCCGGCCTGGCCCTCATCGCCCCGGCCGGTAAACAAATGCTCCTGGAAAGGCAGGCGGGCGGCGTCCAGGTGCAGCTGGCCGCAGAGGCCGAAGTGCCTACTCTCTTTAAGCCCTCGGTAGACGTGCTCATGCTCTCCGTAGCCAGGATATACGGCTCCAGGAGCCTGGGGGTAATACTCACGGGCATGGGGAACGACGGCGTCCGGGGCCTCAAGGCTATTAAGGAGCAGGGCGGCCTGGTGCTGGCCCAGGATGAAGGGACCTGTATCGTCTACGGCATGCCCCGGGCAGCGGTGGAAGCCGGCCTGGCCGACCAGGTCCTGCCCCTGCCGGCCATAGCCGGGGCTATTGTATCCTTAGTTGCTCCTCGCCCTTAA